A DNA window from Paraclostridium bifermentans contains the following coding sequences:
- a CDS encoding ABC transporter ATP-binding protein → MLLEVKNLKIKFNNNENYTIDDINLDVKNGEIISLVGESGSGKSLTSLAIMKLISANAHIEGNIKFEGRDLLDLNEKDMCDIRGKEISMIFQEPMIALNPLFNVEYQIGEVIKEHTNLKKTERRHIIIDLLEKVKIKNPNDVLKKYPHELSGGMRQRIMIAMAIALKPKLLIADEPTTALDVTVQKEILKLIKDISKEYNMSVIFITHDLDVVAEIADKVYVMYLGKIVEEADVYEFFDNPKHPYSKGLLMSRLGEELVNNRFYSIKGNVPTIDKIPNGCSFNNRCEYCIEQCLNDRPKLKEIKNNHKISCFNIDLR, encoded by the coding sequence ATGTTATTAGAGGTTAAGAATTTAAAAATAAAATTTAATAATAATGAAAATTATACTATAGATGATATAAATTTGGATGTCAAAAATGGAGAAATAATCTCTCTAGTAGGAGAAAGTGGAAGTGGAAAAAGCTTAACTTCATTAGCTATAATGAAGTTAATTTCTGCAAATGCTCATATAGAAGGAAATATTAAATTCGAAGGTAGAGATTTACTGGATTTAAATGAAAAAGATATGTGTGATATAAGAGGAAAGGAAATATCTATGATATTCCAAGAGCCTATGATAGCTTTAAACCCATTATTTAATGTTGAATATCAAATAGGAGAAGTTATAAAAGAACACACTAATTTAAAGAAAACGGAAAGAAGACATATTATTATAGACTTGTTAGAAAAGGTGAAAATAAAAAATCCTAATGATGTTTTAAAAAAGTATCCTCATGAACTTTCAGGAGGTATGAGACAAAGAATAATGATTGCAATGGCGATAGCTTTAAAACCAAAGTTATTAATAGCAGATGAACCAACAACAGCACTAGATGTTACAGTTCAAAAGGAAATATTAAAACTTATAAAGGATATAAGTAAAGAATACAATATGTCGGTGATTTTTATAACTCACGACCTTGATGTAGTGGCAGAGATAGCTGACAAAGTATATGTTATGTATTTGGGTAAAATAGTGGAAGAAGCTGATGTATATGAATTTTTTGATAATCCAAAGCATCCATATTCAAAGGGATTGCTTATGTCTAGGTTAGGTGAAGAATTAGTTAACAATAGATTTTACTCAATAAAAGGAAATGTACCGACAATAGATAAAATTCCTAATGGGTGTAGCTTCAATAATAGGTGTGAGTATTGTATAGAACAATGTTTGAATGACAGACCAAAACTAAAAGAGATAAAAAATAATCACAAAATAAGTTGTTTCAATATAGATTTAAGATAG